The following are from one region of the Leptospira selangorensis genome:
- a CDS encoding L-dopachrome tautomerase-related protein, with protein sequence MLKKWAIVFALVSTIAKCETGNLEDRTTLPKYPSSSLEKVIQLDRPPGNISVSTSGRIFFSFFPQGSPPIKVAELKNGQVLPFPNQNFQKNFNTVLSVRVDDKNRLWTLDYGNLAITRPKVYAFDIETGATIHEYEFPVSIAPKDSLFNDMQIDTVTETIFITDTSPLIPDPGLVVYDITNKKARRLLKDHASVVGERNEIVVNGSPFQVAGVSIIFNADSIALDQNREWLYFAPFTSGELYRAKTSVLRDSTLTAAQLAAQVEQYSLKSMSDGISIDKSGNIYVTDAEHSAVNLIDPDKKITTLFKDPSFRWPDGFSYAPDGYMYLTCSALNEVFLQLDSVILNKGPYYIYRFKPEAEGILGR encoded by the coding sequence ATGTTAAAAAAATGGGCAATAGTCTTTGCATTGGTTTCTACCATTGCAAAATGCGAAACAGGAAATTTAGAAGATAGGACAACGTTACCAAAATACCCAAGTTCTTCTTTAGAAAAAGTGATCCAGTTGGATCGCCCTCCAGGCAATATAAGTGTATCCACATCCGGAAGGATCTTCTTCTCCTTCTTCCCCCAAGGTTCTCCTCCGATCAAAGTTGCAGAGTTAAAAAACGGCCAGGTCCTTCCTTTTCCAAACCAAAACTTTCAGAAAAATTTTAATACTGTTCTTTCCGTAAGAGTGGATGATAAGAATCGGCTATGGACCTTGGATTATGGTAATCTGGCGATCACAAGACCAAAGGTGTATGCTTTCGATATTGAAACAGGAGCCACCATCCACGAGTATGAATTCCCGGTCTCTATAGCTCCTAAAGATTCTTTATTCAACGATATGCAGATCGATACAGTAACAGAAACGATCTTTATCACGGATACAAGTCCGTTGATACCGGATCCAGGACTAGTCGTTTATGATATCACAAATAAAAAAGCAAGAAGACTATTAAAAGATCATGCCTCCGTGGTAGGAGAAAGAAATGAGATCGTAGTAAACGGTTCTCCTTTCCAAGTCGCCGGAGTTTCTATCATATTTAATGCGGATTCGATTGCTTTAGACCAAAATAGGGAATGGTTATATTTTGCTCCTTTTACTTCAGGCGAACTATATCGTGCTAAAACCAGTGTTTTAAGGGACTCTACGTTGACCGCAGCTCAACTCGCTGCACAGGTAGAACAATATTCCTTAAAATCGATGAGTGATGGGATCAGCATCGATAAGAGCGGAAATATTTATGTGACCGACGCGGAACATTCCGCAGTGAACTTGATCGATCCGGATAAAAAGATCACAACATTATTTAAAGATCCAAGTTTCCGTTGGCCTGACGGATTTAGTTATGCTCCTGATGGATATATGTATCTAACTTGTAGTGCGTTAAACGAAGTTTTTCTGCAATTGGATAGCGTAATCTTAAACAAAGGACCTTACTATATCTATAGATTCAAACCGGAAGCGGAAGGGATCCTAGGCAGATAA
- a CDS encoding NADH:flavin oxidoreductase/NADH oxidase family protein codes for MSENFMIQALSKEGISSELKLPNGQILKNRIVKASMEEGLSDKEFLPSQKLFKLYERWSQSGAGLLLTGNVMVDVNGLTGPGNVILRKDMNLSSVQKWAEIGQSGGSKIWMQINHPGRQTFGFITETPVAPSPVKVHIPGRMFAKVFGEPRELKGEEIRVLIQKFIDAAVLAEKAGFNGVEVHSAHGYLLNQFLSPITNIRKDEWGGSLENRARFLLEVLKGIKASVRSDFGIGVKLNSADFQGGGFQEEDSIQVIKMLEPIGLDLLEISGGNYESPAMQGTGTNKREAYFLDFAKKAKEITKIPLLVTGGFRTRSVMEEAILSNEADLVGIAAPFAFHPTFVNGLLSGKVEKVSVEIPKLSNPAINSLSKMSAIRLQFRRMGEGKEPRLPGSLIWNMIRDQIRGRRNAKNYKKFLERISSKRITS; via the coding sequence TTGAGTGAGAATTTTATGATCCAGGCATTATCAAAGGAAGGAATTTCATCCGAACTGAAACTTCCAAACGGCCAAATACTCAAAAACAGAATTGTTAAAGCATCTATGGAAGAAGGCCTTTCAGATAAGGAATTTCTTCCTAGCCAAAAATTATTCAAACTTTATGAAAGATGGTCCCAATCAGGTGCAGGACTTCTTCTTACCGGAAACGTAATGGTGGACGTAAACGGGCTCACCGGTCCTGGCAACGTGATCTTAAGAAAAGATATGAATCTTTCTTCCGTCCAAAAATGGGCGGAGATAGGACAATCGGGTGGTTCCAAAATTTGGATGCAGATCAATCATCCAGGAAGACAAACATTCGGTTTTATTACGGAAACACCTGTTGCTCCTTCGCCGGTAAAAGTGCATATACCTGGAAGAATGTTCGCAAAAGTTTTTGGAGAACCAAGAGAATTAAAGGGAGAAGAGATCAGAGTCCTTATCCAAAAGTTCATAGATGCAGCAGTCTTAGCTGAAAAAGCAGGATTTAACGGGGTAGAAGTTCATTCTGCTCACGGATATTTATTAAACCAATTTCTTTCTCCAATAACCAATATTAGAAAAGATGAATGGGGTGGTTCTTTAGAAAATCGGGCTAGATTTCTTTTAGAGGTTTTGAAAGGTATCAAAGCTTCCGTTCGATCCGATTTCGGAATTGGAGTTAAATTGAATTCTGCGGATTTCCAAGGAGGAGGTTTTCAAGAAGAAGATTCCATCCAAGTGATCAAAATGCTCGAGCCGATCGGTTTGGATCTTCTGGAAATTTCAGGAGGGAATTATGAATCTCCCGCAATGCAAGGAACAGGCACAAACAAAAGAGAAGCTTACTTTTTAGATTTCGCAAAAAAGGCAAAAGAGATCACTAAAATCCCTCTGTTAGTAACCGGAGGATTCAGAACTAGATCCGTAATGGAAGAAGCGATTCTTTCTAACGAAGCGGACCTAGTTGGGATCGCTGCACCTTTTGCATTTCATCCTACATTCGTAAATGGATTACTTTCCGGAAAGGTAGAAAAGGTCTCCGTAGAAATACCTAAACTTTCTAACCCTGCGATAAATTCACTTTCTAAGATGTCCGCGATCCGTCTTCAGTTCAGAAGAATGGGAGAAGGAAAAGAACCCAGGCTACCAGGCTCTTTGATTTGGAATATGATCAGAGACCAGATCCGAGGAAGACGTAATGCTAAAAATTACAAAAAATTTTTGGAACGAATTTCTTCAAAGCGGATCACATCCTGA
- a CDS encoding MFS transporter produces MRENQVKVYGYRWVILGLYALITAIIQIQWLTFAPIAREAKVFYDVSSLQIDLLSLIFMGVFVLMAIPASYIIDTYGIKIGVGVGAALTGIFSLSKGVYADNFSVVIASQIGLAIAQPFILNAVTKVSVQWFPITERATAVAIGTLAQFIGIILVMAITPRMLGELNPNPQEIPGILLNYGLVAMVGTVVFLAFFKEKPPTAPDNTNLQDSKFKVFEGLKHILSQKDMRKSLLLFLIGLGVFNAVSTCIDQICETKHLNMTQSGEIAGMMLMSGIIAGIFVPLISDKIGKRQPFLVIAMAGFLPGMLLFSLANDYTLVLTGAFLIGFFLLGIGAPIGFQYCAEITSPAPESSSQGLLLWIGQISGIFFILGLNFLGIDLFLKIFIGLGVLNLALSFLLKESPLMLGAKVQENSLSRK; encoded by the coding sequence ATGCGTGAAAACCAAGTAAAGGTATACGGCTACAGATGGGTGATTCTTGGTCTATACGCACTAATTACGGCGATTATCCAAATCCAATGGCTGACTTTTGCGCCTATAGCCAGAGAGGCTAAAGTATTTTACGATGTATCAAGCCTTCAAATAGATCTTCTCTCCCTTATCTTCATGGGAGTATTCGTATTAATGGCAATCCCTGCTTCTTATATCATCGATACTTACGGAATTAAGATAGGAGTCGGAGTGGGCGCAGCTCTTACAGGGATTTTCTCCTTAAGCAAAGGAGTTTACGCGGATAATTTTAGCGTAGTGATCGCTTCCCAGATCGGCTTAGCAATCGCACAACCTTTCATATTAAACGCAGTTACAAAAGTAAGTGTACAATGGTTCCCAATCACCGAAAGAGCCACCGCAGTTGCGATCGGAACATTGGCACAATTTATAGGTATTATTTTAGTAATGGCGATCACTCCTCGAATGTTAGGAGAACTGAATCCGAATCCTCAAGAGATCCCTGGAATTCTTTTGAATTATGGATTAGTAGCTATGGTAGGAACTGTAGTATTCTTGGCATTCTTCAAAGAGAAGCCTCCAACCGCTCCGGATAATACAAATCTGCAAGATTCTAAATTTAAAGTATTCGAAGGTTTAAAACATATCTTAAGCCAAAAGGACATGAGAAAATCCCTACTCTTATTCCTGATCGGTTTAGGAGTATTTAATGCTGTTAGTACTTGTATCGATCAGATCTGCGAAACAAAACATCTGAACATGACCCAGTCCGGAGAAATTGCAGGTATGATGTTAATGTCCGGAATTATCGCAGGTATCTTTGTTCCATTGATCTCTGATAAAATTGGCAAAAGACAACCTTTCTTAGTGATCGCTATGGCCGGATTTTTACCAGGAATGTTATTATTCTCCTTAGCGAACGATTATACATTGGTGCTCACCGGAGCATTCTTAATCGGATTTTTCTTACTTGGAATCGGGGCTCCGATCGGATTCCAATATTGTGCAGAGATCACAAGTCCTGCGCCTGAATCTTCTTCCCAAGGACTTTTACTTTGGATTGGTCAGATCTCCGGGATATTCTTTATCTTGGGACTGAACTTTTTAGGAATAGATCTATTCTTAAAAATATTCATAGGTCTTGGAGTCCTGAACTTAGCTCTTTCTTTCTTACTGAAAGAATCTCCTTTGATGTTAGGAGCAAAAGTACAAGAGAATTCTCTCTCCAGAAAATAA